A region from the Planctomycetota bacterium genome encodes:
- a CDS encoding alpha/beta fold hydrolase, whose protein sequence is MVDRLARLGFLARRSLFMLALGAWLAPAAVWAQEPATPAAPGAAAAEDEPEDISRMTKDGVKVVGTYYKSDKGKEAIPVILIHGANGSRKEMAALAVYLNKNHNHAVLNIDLRGHGESTQTRDIKKKILAESMPPVEYTNMITQDLETWKAYLMELNNAGKLNIDKLAMVGSDMGAIVAMLFADQDWSWPVTVASKQGQDVKVVVMISPDFNFKTLRMNLASRSEARTAVSLFIVVGGDDTKSTSDATRVLQLFERGRRPTTDPADKDIFLHKEKTRLQGTKMLGQPALGIDKFIGGFIDLRAGKIGAPWKDRPSPL, encoded by the coding sequence ATGGTTGACCGTCTGGCACGCCTCGGGTTTCTGGCGCGTCGAAGCCTGTTCATGCTGGCCCTGGGCGCGTGGTTGGCGCCGGCCGCGGTCTGGGCCCAGGAACCCGCCACGCCGGCTGCGCCGGGTGCCGCGGCCGCGGAAGACGAGCCCGAGGACATTTCGCGGATGACCAAGGACGGAGTAAAGGTGGTTGGCACCTATTACAAGAGCGACAAGGGGAAGGAAGCGATCCCCGTCATTTTGATTCACGGCGCCAATGGCAGCCGCAAGGAGATGGCCGCGCTGGCGGTTTACTTGAATAAGAATCACAACCACGCGGTCCTCAACATTGACCTCCGCGGCCACGGCGAAAGCACTCAGACGCGCGACATCAAGAAAAAGATTCTGGCCGAGTCGATGCCGCCGGTCGAGTACACCAACATGATCACCCAGGATCTCGAGACCTGGAAGGCGTATCTGATGGAGCTGAACAACGCCGGTAAGCTGAACATCGACAAGCTGGCGATGGTTGGTTCGGACATGGGGGCCATTGTGGCCATGTTGTTCGCCGATCAGGACTGGAGTTGGCCGGTGACCGTGGCCTCGAAGCAAGGTCAGGACGTCAAGGTGGTGGTGATGATCTCGCCCGACTTCAACTTCAAAACCTTGCGGATGAACCTGGCGTCTCGCTCCGAAGCGCGAACGGCAGTCTCATTGTTCATCGTGGTGGGTGGCGACGACACAAAGAGCACCAGCGACGCCACGCGGGTGTTGCAATTGTTTGAACGGGGGCGCCGGCCAACGACCGATCCGGCCGACAAGGACATCTTCCTGCACAAGGAAAAGACCCGCTTGCAGGGAACCAAGATGCTGGGTCAACCAGCCTTGGGAATCGACAAGTTCATCGGCGGCTTCATCGACCTTCGCGCCGGCAAGATCGGCGCCCCGTGGAAAGACCGCCCGAGCCCGCTCTAA